Proteins from a genomic interval of Acanthopagrus latus isolate v.2019 chromosome 7, fAcaLat1.1, whole genome shotgun sequence:
- the LOC119022456 gene encoding neural cell adhesion molecule L1.1-like isoform X2 — translation MCVSQRRWTGYRGPHSPGLPLILLLLLPLSFLSSTPPLAQGAIHIPDNYKVQNMSQPPVLTEWPTSFTAFSREDIYLPCEASGNPTPTYRWVKDGEEFGPERKGSGTLRADDNATLNLYEGRYRCYASNTLGTAVTQTVKVIVEPQPVLLKQQKQHKKAYEGESMILSCNPPESSTPPHIHWMDKKMVHIKQNDRVMVGLDGNLYFSNLLKSDSRDDYICNAQYAAARTILPETAVRLTVMSSNDVGQGKKPHFFRPSTPHSSVPALRGESITLECLPKGLPTPKVEWKKKDGSLDDTSGQQQMSNRWLHFDAITLEDDGEYECRAVNIHGSTTHSFTVSVEAAPYWVKEPANLLYAPGETVRLECQAEGIPTPTVTWSINGEAVTGVDEDPRRSVSGGVLILRDVEFADTAVYQCEATNKHGSVLVNTYLYVIELPPQILSSDGVVYRVTEGGSVKLHCEVFGSPRPHITWEGEDRLPLLSDPRISLLTNGTIEVSDVSHDDSGAYTCSVKHTNISITAHLEVFNRTVILTGPQDLRTLRGTSAVLDCRFYKDPRLHKYEIVWRKDGEELEESSPNDKYTIHKNGSLKVTDVQPDDNGFYSCDVITTLDNAKATGSITVVAPPDRPKDLTLSDVEDFSLTLSWIPGNSHNSPITGFIVEAREEQHTEEGKWKWEEWKKVPGDFNHLQLSLHPYCIYRFRVIAVNELGQSEPSEPSRHHSTPPAIPNSNPTGVRSDSSDPKTLVITWDEMDKRSHNGEGFLYKVFWREAGRPDAQWNHRDVQSPPFLVNNTGTYTPFEIKVQAVNTIGDGPPPKPAYGHSGEDKPEEAPTGVHTTVMNSTIRVKWNEAQNVRGQLLGYKIYIRRLGSQEGRGRRSLGKLHRDEEREERQKRGKERDRESRVVVVEGKNTSEEVTGLQLYSRYELSVTAFNSKGESPHSPPHHFSTPEGAPGPPASLRFESPTERSLILHWTPPLEPNGKLLGYMVQYQQEVESRDSPLQMQMISDPSVLHLELDPLDPSSHYIFKVIARTAAGDGPPITGRGATLLEGVPPSNITIVSSNTSLNLSWVPGERDRNHGFHVSYLRKSPGCDWQESEVLNSTQGFYSLAGLQPGSQYHLKIIHGNNTHWEGLAFTMGPVPSEMPGGFATQGWLIGLISAIVLLLLILLILCLIKRSRGGKYAVKDKEDKEVDSEARPMKDETFGEYSDADEKRSDSQPSLCGESKLGSDDSLAEYGDSVDIQFNEDGSFIGQYSGRGPVPHGNESSGPASPVNPVPPPPIAPSMSSILNRPS, via the exons atgtgtgtgtcacagcgcCGGTGGACGGGCTATAGGGGGCCGCACTCCCCCGGcctccccctcatcctcctcctcctcctccctttgtcCTTCCTCTCCTCGACACCTCCGCTCGCTCAGGGAGCCATCCACATCCCCGACAACT ATAAAGTGCAGAACA tgtcgCAGCCTCCGGTTCTGACCGAGTGGCCGACGTCGTTCACAGCTTTCTCTCGAGAGGACATCTATCTGCCCTGTGAGGCATCTGGTAACCCAACACCCAC ATACCGCTGGGTGAAGGACGGCGAGGAGTTCGGGCCGGAGCGTAAAGGATCCGGGACGCTGCGAGCCGATGACAACGCGACGCTCAACTTGTACGAAGGCCGGTACCGCTGCTACGCCTCCAACACCCTGGGGACCGCCGTGACACAAACAGTAAAGGTCATCGTGGAGC CTCAACCAGTTCttctgaaacaacagaaacaacataaGAAAGCGTACGAGGGAGAAAGCATGATCCTGTCCTGCAACCCTCCAGAGAGCTCCACTCCTCCACACATCCACTGGATGGACAAGA agATGGTTCACATCAAGCAGAACGACCGCGTGATGGTCGGCCTGGACGGGAACTTGTACTTCTCCAACCTGCTGAAGAGCGACAGCAGAGACGACTACATCTGCAACGCCCAGTACGCAGCCGCCCGGACGATTCTGCCTGAGACCGCCGTCAGACTCACCGTCATGTCCA gtaACGATGTCGGTCAAGGTAAAAAGCCGCACTTCTTCCGTCCCAGCACCCCCCACAGCTCAGTGCCGGCCCTCAGAGGGGAGAGCATCACCCTGGAGTGTCTCCCCAAAGGACT accCACACCGAAGGTGGAGTGGAAGAAGAAGGACGGGAGCCTGGACGACACGAGTGGCCAGCAGCAAATGAGTAACCGCTGGCTTCACTTCGACGCCATCACGCTGGAGGACGACGGCGAGTACGAGTGCAGAGCCGTCAACATCCACGGCTCCACGACACACTCCTTCACTGTCAGTGTGGAAG cggCGCCCTACTGGGTGAAGGAACCTGCCAACCTGCTGTACGCTCCTGGAGAAACTGTGCGGCTGGAGTGTCAGGCTGAAGGCATCCCGACGCCCACCGTCACCTGGAGCATCAACGGTGAAGCAGTCACAG GGGTGGATGAAGATCCTCGCCGCAGCGTGTCGGGTGGCGTGTTGATCCTGAGGGATGTTGAATTTGCTGACACGGCGGTGTATCAGTGCGAGGCCACCAACAAGCACGGCTCCGTCCTCGTCAACACCTACCTCTACGTCATCG agctCCCCCCTCAGATCCTGTCCTCTGATGGAGTGGTGTACCGAGTCACCGAGGGCGGCAGCGTCAAGCTGCACTGCGAAGTCTTCGGCTCTCCGCGGCCGCACATCACATG ggAGGGTGAGGACAGGCTTCCTCTGCTGTCGGACCCTCGTATCTCCCTGCTGACCAACGGAACGATCGAGGTGTCGGACGTCAGTCACGACGACAGCGGAGCGTACACCTGCTCCgtcaaacacaccaacatctcCATCACCGCTCACCTGGAGGTCTTCA ACCGGACCGTGATACTGACGGGCCCGCAGGACCTGCGAACTCTCAGAGGAACCAGCGCAGTGCTGGACTGTCGCTTCTACAAAGACCCTCGGCTGCACAAGTACGAGATcgtctggaggaaagatggagaagagctggaggaatcATCACCAAATGACAA gtacaCTATCCATAAGAACGGCTCTTTGAAGGTGACGGACGTCCAACCAGACGACAACGGTTTTTAttcctgtgatgtcatcacaacCTTGGACAACGCGAAAGCCACAGGTTCCATCACTGTAGTAG CTCCGCCCGACCGGCCCAAAGATCTCACTCTGTCTGATGTTGAAGACTTCAGCCTCACTCTCAGCTGGATCCCAGGAAACTCACACAACAGCCCCATCACAG GGTTCATTGTGGAGGCCCGGGAggagcagcacacagaggaggggaagtgGAAGTGGGAGGAGTGGAAGAAAGTGCCCGGAGACTTCAACCACCTGCAGCTGAGCCTCCACCCGTACTGCATCTACCGCTTCCGGGTCATCGCCGTCAACGAGCTCGGCCAGAGCGAGCCCAGCGAGCCCTCGAGGCACCACAGCACCCCGCCGGCCA ttCCTAACAGTAACCCCACCGGTGTGCGCAGTGATTCCTCCGACCCGAAGACTCTGGTCATCACCTGGGAT GAGATGGACAAGCGCTCCCACAACGGCGAGGGCTTCCTGTACAAGGTGTTTTGGCGGGAAGCCGGGAGGCCGGACGCTCAGTGGAACCACCGCGACGTACAGTCGCCGCCATTCTTGGTGAACAACACGGGAACGTACACGCCGTTTGAGATCAAAGTCCAGGCTGTCAACACGATCGGAGATGGACCGCCGCCGAAACCTGCGTACGGACACTCCGGAGAGGACA aaCCGGAGGAAGCTCCCACCGGAGTCCACACGACTGTGATGAACAGCACCATCAGAGTGAAGTGGAACGAAGCCCAGAACGTCAGAGGTCAGCTGCTGGGATACAAG ATCTACATCAGGCGGCTGGGATCCCAGGAGGGCCGCGGCAGGAGGTCTCTCGGAAAACTGCACCgcgatgaggagagagaggagaggcagaagcgagggaaggagagagacagggagagcagggtggtggtggtggagggcaAGAACACGTCAGAGGAGGTGACGGGGCTGCAGCTGTACTCTCGCTACGAGCTGTCCGTCACCGCCTTCAACAGCAAAGGAGAGAGTCCGCACTCCCCCCCGCACCACTTCAGCACCCCGGAGGGAG CTCCTGGTCCGCCTGCATCGCTGAGGTTCGAGAGCCCGACGGAGAGATCGCTGATCCTCCACTGGACTCCTCCACTCGAGCCCAACGGCAAACTGCTGGGATACATGGTGCAGTACCAACAGG AggtggagagcagagacagCCCGCTGCAGATGCAGATGATCAGTGATCCCAGTGTGCTTCACCTTGAGTTGGACCCTCTGGACCCGAGCAGCCATTACATCTTCAAAGTCATCGCACGCACCGCCGCCGGAGACGGACCTCCCATCACAGGGCGCGGCGCCACCCTGCTGGAAGGAG TTCCTCCGTCCAACATCACCATAGTTTCCAGTAACACGTCCCTCAACCTGAGCTGGGTGCCCGGAGAGCGAGACAGGAACCACGGCTTCCACGTCAGCTACCTCAGGAAGAGCC CCGGGTGTGACTGGCAGGAGTCTGAGGTGTTGAACTCCACGCAGGGTTTCTATTCGCTGGCAGGCCTCCAACCAGGAAGTCAGTACCACCTGAAGATCATACATGGAAACAACACCCACTGGGAGGGTCTGGCGTTCACCATGGGCCCTG TGCCGTCAGAGATGCCCGGTGGGTTCGCCACCCAAGGCTGGTTGATTGGACTCATCAGCGCCatcgtgctgctgctgctgattctgctCATCCTCTGCCTCATCAAGCGCAGCAGGGGCGGCAAATACGCAG TGAAGGACAAAGAAGACAAGGAGGTGGACTCTGAAGCTCGACCGATGAAAGACGAGACCTTTGGAGAGTACAG cgATGCAGACGAGAAGCGCTCTGACAGCCAGCCGTCTCTGTGCGGGGAGAGTAAGCTGGGCAGCGACGACTCTCTGGCCGAATACGGCGACAGCGTGGACATCCAGTTCAACGAGGACGGCTCCTTCATCGGCCAGTACAGCGGCCGGGGGCCCGTTCCCCACGGCAACGAGAGCTCTGGCCCCGCCTCCCCCGTCAACCCAGTCCCGCCTCCCCCCATCGCTCCATCCATGTCGAGCATCCTGAACCGACCCagctag
- the LOC119022456 gene encoding neural cell adhesion molecule L1.1-like isoform X1, which translates to MCVSQRRWTGYRGPHSPGLPLILLLLLPLSFLSSTPPLAQGAIHIPDNYKVQNMSQPPVLTEWPTSFTAFSREDIYLPCEASGNPTPTYRWVKDGEEFGPERKGSGTLRADDNATLNLYEGRYRCYASNTLGTAVTQTVKVIVEPQPVLLKQQKQHKKAYEGESMILSCNPPESSTPPHIHWMDKKMVHIKQNDRVMVGLDGNLYFSNLLKSDSRDDYICNAQYAAARTILPETAVRLTVMSSNDVGQGKKPHFFRPSTPHSSVPALRGESITLECLPKGLPTPKVEWKKKDGSLDDTSGQQQMSNRWLHFDAITLEDDGEYECRAVNIHGSTTHSFTVSVEAAPYWVKEPANLLYAPGETVRLECQAEGIPTPTVTWSINGEAVTGVDEDPRRSVSGGVLILRDVEFADTAVYQCEATNKHGSVLVNTYLYVIELPPQILSSDGVVYRVTEGGSVKLHCEVFGSPRPHITWEGEDRLPLLSDPRISLLTNGTIEVSDVSHDDSGAYTCSVKHTNISITAHLEVFNRTVILTGPQDLRTLRGTSAVLDCRFYKDPRLHKYEIVWRKDGEELEESSPNDKYTIHKNGSLKVTDVQPDDNGFYSCDVITTLDNAKATGSITVVAPPDRPKDLTLSDVEDFSLTLSWIPGNSHNSPITGFIVEAREEQHTEEGKWKWEEWKKVPGDFNHLQLSLHPYCIYRFRVIAVNELGQSEPSEPSRHHSTPPAIPNSNPTGVRSDSSDPKTLVITWDEMDKRSHNGEGFLYKVFWREAGRPDAQWNHRDVQSPPFLVNNTGTYTPFEIKVQAVNTIGDGPPPKPAYGHSGEDKPEEAPTGVHTTVMNSTIRVKWNEAQNVRGQLLGYKIYIRRLGSQEGRGRRSLGKLHRDEEREERQKRGKERDRESRVVVVEGKNTSEEVTGLQLYSRYELSVTAFNSKGESPHSPPHHFSTPEGAPGPPASLRFESPTERSLILHWTPPLEPNGKLLGYMVQYQQEVESRDSPLQMQMISDPSVLHLELDPLDPSSHYIFKVIARTAAGDGPPITGRGATLLEGVPPSNITIVSSNTSLNLSWVPGERDRNHGFHVSYLRKSPGCDWQESEVLNSTQGFYSLAGLQPGSQYHLKIIHGNNTHWEGLAFTMGPVPSEMPGGFATQGWLIGLISAIVLLLLILLILCLIKRSRGGKYAVKDKEDKEVDSEARPMKDETFGEYRSLESDADEKRSDSQPSLCGESKLGSDDSLAEYGDSVDIQFNEDGSFIGQYSGRGPVPHGNESSGPASPVNPVPPPPIAPSMSSILNRPS; encoded by the exons atgtgtgtgtcacagcgcCGGTGGACGGGCTATAGGGGGCCGCACTCCCCCGGcctccccctcatcctcctcctcctcctccctttgtcCTTCCTCTCCTCGACACCTCCGCTCGCTCAGGGAGCCATCCACATCCCCGACAACT ATAAAGTGCAGAACA tgtcgCAGCCTCCGGTTCTGACCGAGTGGCCGACGTCGTTCACAGCTTTCTCTCGAGAGGACATCTATCTGCCCTGTGAGGCATCTGGTAACCCAACACCCAC ATACCGCTGGGTGAAGGACGGCGAGGAGTTCGGGCCGGAGCGTAAAGGATCCGGGACGCTGCGAGCCGATGACAACGCGACGCTCAACTTGTACGAAGGCCGGTACCGCTGCTACGCCTCCAACACCCTGGGGACCGCCGTGACACAAACAGTAAAGGTCATCGTGGAGC CTCAACCAGTTCttctgaaacaacagaaacaacataaGAAAGCGTACGAGGGAGAAAGCATGATCCTGTCCTGCAACCCTCCAGAGAGCTCCACTCCTCCACACATCCACTGGATGGACAAGA agATGGTTCACATCAAGCAGAACGACCGCGTGATGGTCGGCCTGGACGGGAACTTGTACTTCTCCAACCTGCTGAAGAGCGACAGCAGAGACGACTACATCTGCAACGCCCAGTACGCAGCCGCCCGGACGATTCTGCCTGAGACCGCCGTCAGACTCACCGTCATGTCCA gtaACGATGTCGGTCAAGGTAAAAAGCCGCACTTCTTCCGTCCCAGCACCCCCCACAGCTCAGTGCCGGCCCTCAGAGGGGAGAGCATCACCCTGGAGTGTCTCCCCAAAGGACT accCACACCGAAGGTGGAGTGGAAGAAGAAGGACGGGAGCCTGGACGACACGAGTGGCCAGCAGCAAATGAGTAACCGCTGGCTTCACTTCGACGCCATCACGCTGGAGGACGACGGCGAGTACGAGTGCAGAGCCGTCAACATCCACGGCTCCACGACACACTCCTTCACTGTCAGTGTGGAAG cggCGCCCTACTGGGTGAAGGAACCTGCCAACCTGCTGTACGCTCCTGGAGAAACTGTGCGGCTGGAGTGTCAGGCTGAAGGCATCCCGACGCCCACCGTCACCTGGAGCATCAACGGTGAAGCAGTCACAG GGGTGGATGAAGATCCTCGCCGCAGCGTGTCGGGTGGCGTGTTGATCCTGAGGGATGTTGAATTTGCTGACACGGCGGTGTATCAGTGCGAGGCCACCAACAAGCACGGCTCCGTCCTCGTCAACACCTACCTCTACGTCATCG agctCCCCCCTCAGATCCTGTCCTCTGATGGAGTGGTGTACCGAGTCACCGAGGGCGGCAGCGTCAAGCTGCACTGCGAAGTCTTCGGCTCTCCGCGGCCGCACATCACATG ggAGGGTGAGGACAGGCTTCCTCTGCTGTCGGACCCTCGTATCTCCCTGCTGACCAACGGAACGATCGAGGTGTCGGACGTCAGTCACGACGACAGCGGAGCGTACACCTGCTCCgtcaaacacaccaacatctcCATCACCGCTCACCTGGAGGTCTTCA ACCGGACCGTGATACTGACGGGCCCGCAGGACCTGCGAACTCTCAGAGGAACCAGCGCAGTGCTGGACTGTCGCTTCTACAAAGACCCTCGGCTGCACAAGTACGAGATcgtctggaggaaagatggagaagagctggaggaatcATCACCAAATGACAA gtacaCTATCCATAAGAACGGCTCTTTGAAGGTGACGGACGTCCAACCAGACGACAACGGTTTTTAttcctgtgatgtcatcacaacCTTGGACAACGCGAAAGCCACAGGTTCCATCACTGTAGTAG CTCCGCCCGACCGGCCCAAAGATCTCACTCTGTCTGATGTTGAAGACTTCAGCCTCACTCTCAGCTGGATCCCAGGAAACTCACACAACAGCCCCATCACAG GGTTCATTGTGGAGGCCCGGGAggagcagcacacagaggaggggaagtgGAAGTGGGAGGAGTGGAAGAAAGTGCCCGGAGACTTCAACCACCTGCAGCTGAGCCTCCACCCGTACTGCATCTACCGCTTCCGGGTCATCGCCGTCAACGAGCTCGGCCAGAGCGAGCCCAGCGAGCCCTCGAGGCACCACAGCACCCCGCCGGCCA ttCCTAACAGTAACCCCACCGGTGTGCGCAGTGATTCCTCCGACCCGAAGACTCTGGTCATCACCTGGGAT GAGATGGACAAGCGCTCCCACAACGGCGAGGGCTTCCTGTACAAGGTGTTTTGGCGGGAAGCCGGGAGGCCGGACGCTCAGTGGAACCACCGCGACGTACAGTCGCCGCCATTCTTGGTGAACAACACGGGAACGTACACGCCGTTTGAGATCAAAGTCCAGGCTGTCAACACGATCGGAGATGGACCGCCGCCGAAACCTGCGTACGGACACTCCGGAGAGGACA aaCCGGAGGAAGCTCCCACCGGAGTCCACACGACTGTGATGAACAGCACCATCAGAGTGAAGTGGAACGAAGCCCAGAACGTCAGAGGTCAGCTGCTGGGATACAAG ATCTACATCAGGCGGCTGGGATCCCAGGAGGGCCGCGGCAGGAGGTCTCTCGGAAAACTGCACCgcgatgaggagagagaggagaggcagaagcgagggaaggagagagacagggagagcagggtggtggtggtggagggcaAGAACACGTCAGAGGAGGTGACGGGGCTGCAGCTGTACTCTCGCTACGAGCTGTCCGTCACCGCCTTCAACAGCAAAGGAGAGAGTCCGCACTCCCCCCCGCACCACTTCAGCACCCCGGAGGGAG CTCCTGGTCCGCCTGCATCGCTGAGGTTCGAGAGCCCGACGGAGAGATCGCTGATCCTCCACTGGACTCCTCCACTCGAGCCCAACGGCAAACTGCTGGGATACATGGTGCAGTACCAACAGG AggtggagagcagagacagCCCGCTGCAGATGCAGATGATCAGTGATCCCAGTGTGCTTCACCTTGAGTTGGACCCTCTGGACCCGAGCAGCCATTACATCTTCAAAGTCATCGCACGCACCGCCGCCGGAGACGGACCTCCCATCACAGGGCGCGGCGCCACCCTGCTGGAAGGAG TTCCTCCGTCCAACATCACCATAGTTTCCAGTAACACGTCCCTCAACCTGAGCTGGGTGCCCGGAGAGCGAGACAGGAACCACGGCTTCCACGTCAGCTACCTCAGGAAGAGCC CCGGGTGTGACTGGCAGGAGTCTGAGGTGTTGAACTCCACGCAGGGTTTCTATTCGCTGGCAGGCCTCCAACCAGGAAGTCAGTACCACCTGAAGATCATACATGGAAACAACACCCACTGGGAGGGTCTGGCGTTCACCATGGGCCCTG TGCCGTCAGAGATGCCCGGTGGGTTCGCCACCCAAGGCTGGTTGATTGGACTCATCAGCGCCatcgtgctgctgctgctgattctgctCATCCTCTGCCTCATCAAGCGCAGCAGGGGCGGCAAATACGCAG TGAAGGACAAAGAAGACAAGGAGGTGGACTCTGAAGCTCGACCGATGAAAGACGAGACCTTTGGAGAGTACAG ATCCTTGGAGAG cgATGCAGACGAGAAGCGCTCTGACAGCCAGCCGTCTCTGTGCGGGGAGAGTAAGCTGGGCAGCGACGACTCTCTGGCCGAATACGGCGACAGCGTGGACATCCAGTTCAACGAGGACGGCTCCTTCATCGGCCAGTACAGCGGCCGGGGGCCCGTTCCCCACGGCAACGAGAGCTCTGGCCCCGCCTCCCCCGTCAACCCAGTCCCGCCTCCCCCCATCGCTCCATCCATGTCGAGCATCCTGAACCGACCCagctag